A stretch of the Streptomyces venezuelae genome encodes the following:
- a CDS encoding acyl-protein synthase encodes MNPHLAPVAVPDPALLPHVQQLCDLTDPYACGPAEDGLFAAAMAEINAWHTERSPFFRSLYAATPAAAGEAYRTPLVHANFFKRHEVLSVPPEDVELHLTSSGTTGQKSQMFFDHWTIRSAQRMVARIFERNGWITPDQEVNYLLYSYEPAPSLNLGTAFTDNYLCDFAPVRSVEYALRNTGGDHEFDPFGCIAALRRFEREDAPVRILGFPAFLFFTLERMRAMGLPPLRLPEGSLVVLGGGWKGHADRRIGKEELYARVTEQLGIPGERIRDTFGSVEHCIPYIECDHHRLHAPVWSRVTIRSTRTLEPLPYGERGYLHLVSPYITSVPAQSVVMGDLASLRPGSDCGCELATPWFTVHGRAGVSRNRSCAVAAAELMKGMA; translated from the coding sequence ATGAACCCCCATCTCGCGCCGGTCGCCGTACCCGACCCGGCCCTCCTGCCGCACGTGCAGCAGCTGTGCGACCTGACCGACCCGTACGCCTGCGGACCCGCCGAGGACGGGCTGTTCGCCGCGGCCATGGCGGAGATCAACGCCTGGCACACGGAACGGTCCCCGTTCTTCCGGTCGTTGTACGCGGCCACGCCCGCCGCGGCGGGAGAGGCGTACCGCACGCCGCTGGTGCACGCCAACTTCTTCAAGCGGCACGAAGTGCTGTCCGTACCGCCCGAGGACGTCGAGCTGCACCTGACCTCTTCCGGCACCACCGGCCAGAAGTCGCAGATGTTCTTCGACCACTGGACGATCCGTTCCGCCCAGCGGATGGTCGCCCGGATCTTCGAGCGCAACGGCTGGATCACCCCGGATCAGGAGGTCAACTACCTGCTCTACAGCTATGAGCCGGCCCCGTCCCTGAACCTCGGCACCGCCTTCACCGACAACTACCTCTGCGATTTCGCCCCCGTGCGCAGCGTCGAGTACGCGCTGCGCAACACCGGCGGCGACCACGAGTTCGACCCGTTCGGCTGCATCGCGGCGCTGCGCCGCTTCGAGCGGGAGGACGCGCCGGTCCGCATCCTCGGCTTCCCGGCGTTCCTCTTCTTCACCCTGGAGCGGATGCGGGCCATGGGACTGCCGCCGCTGCGGCTGCCCGAGGGCTCCCTGGTCGTCCTCGGCGGCGGCTGGAAGGGCCATGCCGACCGGCGCATCGGCAAGGAGGAGCTGTACGCGCGCGTCACCGAGCAGCTCGGCATCCCGGGCGAGCGGATCCGGGACACCTTCGGGTCGGTGGAGCACTGCATCCCGTACATCGAGTGCGACCACCACCGGCTGCACGCCCCCGTCTGGTCCCGGGTGACGATCCGCTCCACCCGGACCCTGGAACCGCTGCCGTACGGGGAGCGGGGCTATCTGCACCTGGTGTCGCCGTACATCACCTCGGTGCCGGCGCAGAGCGTGGTCATGGGCGACCTCGCCTCCCTCCGGCCGGGCTCGGACTGCGGGTGCGAGCTGGCGACCCCCTGGTTCACCGTCCACGGCCGTGCCGGGGTGAGCCGCAACCGGAGCTGCGCGGTGGCCGCAGCGGAACTGATGAAGGGAATGGCGTGA
- a CDS encoding GNAT family N-acetyltransferase produces the protein MNPVIVPAGPADIAELRQLYYAVYGPHYPVALGTDPAEMARLMADPHSLWLVGRCPGTGALTGSAAIHGEEGSRIGRLEGIAVHPAHRSAGLAAALTEALCAGMLDTGRLDSVYATVRTVSAGPQRVVARNGFRPLGILPNAVDLRSRESLALYARHSAGVLDRRIPVGEVPAPLLPLLRTAEAALGIGYPGVRAAPAAPLPAPAPHGAAERLELIEAPAFVRRRFRERFPGAEGWFYPLHTPNVLLTPEDGRFEVYAYLNRAGGYCSLLTAHPDPAAAAAYLEPVTRALARAGAGYVEALVPLAHREALSAFLAQGFVAGALYPAMRADGEGFHDYAVLSRSGERIDFRGVAVEPPLRPYLDCYLSAWASTHLPTPSEAAS, from the coding sequence GTGAACCCCGTCATCGTCCCGGCCGGGCCCGCGGACATCGCCGAGCTGCGGCAGCTCTACTACGCCGTCTACGGGCCGCACTACCCGGTGGCCCTCGGCACCGACCCGGCCGAAATGGCCCGGCTCATGGCGGACCCGCACTCCCTGTGGCTGGTCGGCCGGTGCCCCGGAACCGGGGCCCTGACCGGCTCCGCCGCCATCCACGGTGAGGAGGGCAGCCGGATCGGCCGTCTGGAGGGCATCGCCGTGCACCCCGCGCACCGCTCGGCGGGCCTGGCCGCCGCCCTGACGGAGGCGCTGTGCGCCGGAATGCTGGACACGGGCCGGCTGGACTCGGTGTACGCGACCGTGCGCACCGTCAGCGCCGGTCCGCAGCGTGTCGTCGCCCGCAACGGCTTCCGTCCGCTGGGCATCCTGCCCAATGCGGTGGATCTCCGGAGCCGCGAAAGCCTCGCTCTCTACGCGCGTCACTCCGCCGGGGTGCTCGACCGCCGGATTCCGGTCGGCGAAGTGCCCGCCCCGCTGCTGCCGTTGCTGCGCACCGCCGAGGCCGCGCTCGGCATCGGCTATCCGGGGGTCCGGGCGGCCCCGGCGGCTCCGCTTCCGGCCCCCGCACCGCACGGGGCCGCCGAGCGGCTGGAGCTGATCGAGGCGCCGGCCTTCGTCCGCCGCCGCTTCCGCGAGCGGTTCCCCGGCGCCGAGGGCTGGTTCTACCCGCTGCACACCCCGAACGTGCTGCTCACCCCCGAGGACGGCCGGTTCGAGGTCTACGCCTACCTCAACCGGGCCGGGGGGTACTGCTCCCTGCTCACCGCCCACCCCGACCCGGCCGCTGCCGCCGCGTACCTCGAACCCGTCACCCGGGCGCTGGCCCGCGCGGGCGCCGGCTATGTGGAGGCGCTGGTGCCGCTCGCGCACCGGGAGGCCCTCTCGGCCTTTCTGGCCCAGGGGTTCGTCGCCGGGGCCCTGTATCCGGCGATGCGCGCGGACGGCGAGGGATTCCACGACTACGCCGTCCTGTCCCGTTCCGGCGAGCGGATCGACTTCCGCGGCGTCGCCGTCGAACCGCCCCTCCGGCCCTATCTGGACTGCTACCTGTCGGCCTGGGCGTCGACCCATCTGCCCACACCATCCGAGGCTGCCTCATGA